From Vanrija pseudolonga chromosome 1, complete sequence, a single genomic window includes:
- the nuo-12.3 gene encoding NADH-ubiquinone oxidoreductase subunit, mitochondrial — protein MPEYHPSMDTYRQKIAARDEHVRESWIKAMEARIVRGELQKCYKYEGVNHYENCKELAEKYAHMIRDNAIKGYKTIDTE, from the exons ATGCCCGAGTACCACCCCTCAATGGACACCTACAGGC AAAagatcgccgcgcgcgacgagcacgtccgCGAGTCCTGGATCAAGGCCATGGAGGCCCGCATTgtccgcggcgagctccAGAAGTGCTACAAGTACGAGGGCGTCAACCACTACGAGAACTGCAAGGAGCTGGCCGAGAAGTACGCGCACATGATCCGCGACAATGCG ATCAAGGGCTACAAGACCATCGACACCGAGTAG